A genomic segment from Gemmatimonas aurantiaca encodes:
- a CDS encoding M20/M25/M40 family metallo-hydrolase has translation MSRKAPSAALLPTLLPATLLALAAAPVPARLAAQAAPTPVPSNEDPRIHDLVAAASAARVEQDIRTLVNFGTRHTLSDTTSATRGIGAARRWIFSEFQKISKDCGGCLEVRYIADIWKGDPNGRIKQDVNIVNVVAVLRGRTEPNRYVVHTGDIDSRVTDVMNATSDSPGANDNASGIAAILEAARLLSKHRPNASVAFVALSAEEQGLFGGEIVAKVAKAEGWRIDAVINNDMVGNTRGIDGVYENTKARVFAPGLPATTTPAELRRILTNGGELDTPSRQLARYIDMVADRYFPNLDVEIIYRLDRYGRGGHHTPFFNLGAAAVRLMEAHEDYTRQHQDLRTEKGIKYGDVLEGVDFDYAAKMTALDAATLLSLAWAPATPDSVTISGAVQASARLRWKPSPSPDVIGYRVYWRKPSEVNWTRSRFVGNVTDFTVQNVIIDNYFFGVATVGRNGQESMVAFPR, from the coding sequence GTGAGCAGAAAGGCGCCGTCCGCGGCACTGCTGCCCACGCTGCTGCCCGCGACCCTGCTCGCACTGGCCGCCGCTCCGGTTCCCGCCCGGCTCGCCGCCCAGGCCGCGCCGACACCTGTTCCGTCGAACGAGGACCCGCGCATCCACGATCTCGTGGCCGCGGCGTCCGCGGCCCGCGTGGAGCAGGACATCCGCACACTGGTGAACTTCGGCACGCGGCATACGCTCTCCGATACCACGTCGGCCACTCGCGGAATCGGTGCGGCCCGGCGCTGGATCTTCTCGGAGTTCCAGAAGATCTCGAAGGACTGCGGTGGGTGTCTCGAGGTGCGCTACATCGCGGACATCTGGAAGGGCGACCCGAATGGTCGCATCAAGCAGGACGTGAACATCGTCAACGTGGTGGCCGTGCTGCGCGGTCGCACGGAACCGAACCGGTATGTCGTGCACACCGGGGATATCGATTCGCGCGTGACGGATGTCATGAACGCCACGTCCGACTCGCCTGGCGCCAACGACAATGCATCGGGGATCGCGGCCATTCTCGAAGCCGCGCGCCTGCTGTCGAAACATCGTCCGAATGCGTCGGTGGCGTTCGTGGCGCTGTCGGCGGAAGAGCAGGGGCTGTTCGGCGGCGAGATCGTGGCGAAGGTGGCCAAGGCCGAGGGCTGGCGCATCGATGCGGTGATCAACAACGACATGGTGGGCAATACCCGGGGCATCGATGGGGTGTACGAGAACACCAAAGCCCGTGTGTTCGCCCCCGGCCTGCCGGCGACCACCACGCCCGCCGAGCTGCGTCGCATTCTCACGAACGGTGGTGAGCTCGATACGCCATCCCGTCAGTTGGCGCGCTACATCGACATGGTGGCCGACCGCTATTTCCCCAATCTCGACGTGGAGATCATCTATCGTCTCGATCGCTACGGGCGCGGGGGACATCACACGCCGTTCTTCAATCTCGGTGCCGCCGCGGTGCGTCTCATGGAGGCGCACGAGGACTACACCCGGCAGCATCAGGATCTGCGCACCGAGAAGGGGATCAAGTACGGCGATGTGCTGGAAGGCGTGGACTTCGACTACGCCGCGAAGATGACGGCGCTCGACGCGGCCACGCTGCTGTCGCTGGCCTGGGCGCCCGCCACGCCCGATTCGGTGACCATCAGCGGGGCCGTGCAGGCCTCGGCACGCTTGCGCTGGAAACCGTCTCCCTCGCCCGACGTGATCGGTTATCGCGTGTACTGGCGCAAGCCGAGCGAAGTGAACTGGACGCGTTCGCGCTTCGTGGGGAACGTGACCGATTTCACCGTGCAGAACGTCATCATCGACAACTACTTCTTCGGTGTTGCGACGGTGGGGCGGAACGGGCAGGAGAGCATGGTGGCGTTTCCGCGATAG
- a CDS encoding SGNH/GDSL hydrolase family protein, with amino-acid sequence MDLPVRIRLRTCRPIRLGLLLLALPLLSTHAQSVSAADFANLARYQEDNARLSAPRRGEQRVVFMGNSITEGWAKYFPAMFPGKAYIGRGISGQTTPQMLLRFRQDVIALAPSVVVILAGTNDIAGNTGPATLEMIEDNIASMADLAKANRVRVVLCSVLPVYDYRWKPGIEPAPKIVALNRWIREYAASHGHEYVDFHTPMADARQGLRADYGSDGVHPNEAGYNVMAPLVEAGIRKALRR; translated from the coding sequence ATGGACCTCCCTGTCCGCATTCGTCTCCGCACTTGTCGCCCCATTCGTCTGGGCCTGCTCCTGCTCGCCCTGCCCCTCCTGTCCACGCACGCACAATCCGTGTCCGCGGCCGACTTTGCCAACCTCGCGCGCTATCAGGAGGACAATGCGCGCCTGAGTGCACCGCGTCGTGGTGAGCAGCGGGTGGTGTTCATGGGCAACTCCATCACCGAAGGGTGGGCGAAGTACTTCCCCGCGATGTTTCCCGGCAAGGCGTACATCGGGCGTGGCATCAGCGGGCAGACCACACCGCAGATGCTGCTGCGCTTCCGGCAGGACGTGATCGCCCTCGCGCCTTCGGTCGTGGTGATTCTCGCCGGCACGAACGACATCGCCGGCAACACCGGCCCCGCCACGCTCGAAATGATCGAGGACAACATCGCCTCGATGGCGGATCTGGCGAAGGCCAACCGTGTCCGCGTCGTGTTGTGCTCAGTGCTGCCCGTGTACGACTACCGCTGGAAACCGGGCATCGAACCGGCGCCCAAGATCGTGGCACTCAATCGCTGGATCAGGGAATACGCTGCCTCACACGGCCATGAGTACGTGGACTTCCACACCCCCATGGCCGATGCCCGGCAGGGGCTGCGCGCCGACTACGGCAGCGACGGCGTTCATCCCAACGAAGCGGGATACAATGTGATGGCGCCGCTCGTGGAGGCCGGCATCAGGAAGGCGCTACGGCGCTGA